In Piliocolobus tephrosceles isolate RC106 chromosome 10, ASM277652v3, whole genome shotgun sequence, a single window of DNA contains:
- the ORMDL2 gene encoding ORM1-like protein 2, whose protein sequence is MNVGVAHSEVNPNTRVMNSRGIWLAYIILVGLLHVVLLSIPFFSIPVVWTLTNVIHNLAMYVFLHTVKGTPFETPDQGKARLLTHWEQMDYGLQFTSSRKFLSISPIVLYLLTSFYTKYDAAHFLINTASLLSVLLPKLPQFHGVRVFGINKY, encoded by the exons ATGAATGTGGGGGTGGCACACAGCGAAGTAAACCCCAACACTCGAGTGATGAATAGCCGAGGCATCTGGCTGGCCTACATCATCTTGGTAGGACTGCTGCATGTGGTTCTACTCAGCATCCCCTTCTTCAGCATTCCTGTTGTCTGGACCCTGACCAACGTCATCCATAACCTG GCTATGTATGTCTTCCTTCATACGGTGAAAGGGACACCCTTTGAGACTCCTGACCAAGGAAAGGCTCGGCTACTGACACACTGGGAGCAAATGGACTATGGGCTCCAGTTTACCTCCTCCCGCAAGTTCCTCAGCATCTCTCCTATTGTGCT ctatctcctGACCAGCTTCTATACCAAGTATGATGCTGCTCACTTCCTCATCAACACAGCCTCATTGCTCAGTGTACTGCTGCCGAAGCTGCCCCAGTTCCATGGGGTTCGTGTCTTTGGCATCAACAAATACTGA